AAAAATTATCATTTGTACTTTTAGCTTCGAAACAGACAAATTTTCCATTAAAAACTCCATAGTAGTCTACTGTGCTTTTTTTAGAAATTACCCCATTTTTTAATTCTAAATTTTTATTTATTTTTTTAAATGTAATATCTAGATTTTTTTTATGAAAAATAGCAATATTGTTTTCTTCATAAAATTTAATTGTTTTGTTAATAAGTGTTTCAAGTAACATACCTCTATTTTTTGTTAACATAAAATAAAATAGAAAAAAACACTTTTTTCAAATAAAAAAAAAACAAAAATAGAAAAAAATATTTTTTTTTAAAAATAAAAAATA
This Mesomycoplasma neurolyticum DNA region includes the following protein-coding sequences:
- the recU gene encoding Holliday junction resolvase RecU; the encoded protein is MLTKNRGMLLETLINKTIKFYEENNIAIFHKKNLDITFKKINKNLELKNGVISKKSTVDYYGVFNGKFVCFEAKSTNDNFLSWSNIKEHQLNYLKKIHKHQGLAFFIILLKNIDKFFLLFANEVNYKKEKINLDFLKNKGFELDITYPGIIDFIEILK